One stretch of Trichocoleus desertorum ATA4-8-CV12 DNA includes these proteins:
- a CDS encoding Ycf34 family protein, with protein sequence MCICVNCHYVDRCTTYHAVEGQHQQPHLTNTPDFEAVEPTINVNIRSSEDEIQMEWDVVGCQSFKQETGKWAKLRPGELVPT encoded by the coding sequence ATGTGCATTTGTGTGAACTGCCACTACGTAGATCGCTGCACTACTTATCATGCAGTCGAAGGGCAGCATCAACAGCCTCACCTGACAAATACACCAGATTTTGAAGCGGTTGAACCAACTATCAATGTAAATATCCGTTCATCAGAGGATGAAATCCAGATGGAATGGGATGTGGTTGGCTGTCAAAGCTTTAAGCAAGAAACAGGCAAGTGGGCTAAATTGCGCCCCGGTGAGTTAGTCCCAACTTAA
- a CDS encoding ABC transporter permease: MDWWQKLKKNPLARFGALVLLVFYLAVLAADFVAPYDPYASQPDGALLPPTQIYWRNQTGQFIGPHVYPTVQGPVDLNTGDRQLVIDRSQPSPLRPFVAGHPYKILGLELRRHLFGAVGPAKFNLLGTDEQARDQFSRLLYGGRISLSIGLVGVAISFPLGMLVGGISGFFGGLADSFLMRLVEVLMTIPSIYLLVALAAVLPPGLTSAQRFLLIVLITSFISWAGLARVIRGQVLSIKQREFVQAATAMGGQPFYIIVRHILPQTATYVIISATLAIPSFIVAESVLSLIGLGIQQPDPSWGNMLSAATNASILVLQPWLVWPPALLIILTVLSFNVLGDGLRDALDPRSLQR, encoded by the coding sequence ATGGATTGGTGGCAGAAACTTAAAAAGAATCCTTTGGCTCGATTTGGGGCTTTAGTGCTGTTGGTTTTCTATCTCGCGGTGCTCGCTGCTGATTTTGTTGCCCCCTATGACCCCTATGCTTCACAACCGGATGGAGCGTTGCTACCCCCGACTCAAATTTACTGGCGCAATCAGACAGGTCAATTTATTGGGCCTCACGTTTATCCCACGGTTCAGGGTCCGGTGGATTTGAATACGGGCGATCGCCAGCTAGTGATTGACCGTAGCCAGCCATCACCGTTGCGCCCCTTCGTCGCAGGTCATCCTTACAAGATCTTGGGGCTGGAGTTGAGGCGGCATCTCTTCGGCGCAGTCGGGCCAGCCAAATTCAATCTACTCGGCACTGATGAGCAAGCGCGCGATCAGTTTAGTCGGTTGCTATATGGCGGACGTATTAGCCTCAGCATTGGTCTGGTGGGAGTCGCAATTTCTTTTCCCCTGGGCATGTTAGTCGGCGGCATTTCTGGGTTCTTTGGGGGCTTGGCTGACAGCTTCTTGATGCGTCTTGTAGAAGTGTTGATGACGATTCCCAGCATTTATTTGTTGGTGGCACTCGCGGCAGTGTTACCGCCTGGACTGACTAGTGCTCAACGATTTCTCTTGATTGTGTTGATTACGTCGTTCATTAGCTGGGCAGGTTTAGCGCGGGTGATTCGAGGGCAAGTGCTCTCTATCAAACAACGGGAATTTGTCCAAGCTGCTACAGCAATGGGCGGTCAACCTTTCTACATTATTGTGCGTCACATTTTGCCGCAAACCGCGACCTACGTAATCATTTCAGCCACGCTCGCCATTCCTAGCTTTATTGTGGCGGAGTCGGTGCTGAGCTTGATTGGCTTAGGAATTCAGCAGCCTGACCCCTCTTGGGGCAACATGCTCTCTGCTGCGACTAATGCTTCTATCTTGGTGCTGCAACCTTGGTTGGTCTGGCCTCCAGCGCTGCTGATTATTCTGACGGTGCTGTCGTTTAACGTCCTGGGCGACGGTTTACGGGATGCCCTCGATCCTCGGAGTTTACAGCGATAG
- a CDS encoding serine/threonine protein kinase: protein MGMRYCLNPVCRNPQNAESAKFCEACGFKLVLGDRYCAIEPIGQGGFGRTFLALDDYKPSKPRCVIKQCFPLPQSIRNPIKAAQLFRLEAVRLEELGHHPQIPELLAYFQQDQFQYLIQELIDGATLEQELAQNGVFSEMQIRQLLSDLLPVLQFVHEHHVIHRDIKPTNIIRRRLDQQLVLVDFGAAKSASSADLSRTGTSIGSPAFVAPEQAMGKAIFASDLYSLGVTCIYLLTHTHPSDLFDTEEGIWLWQPHLKHPISGNLGQILDRLLQSATKKRYQSAIAALQDLQAPALSLTPAPIVAIVTQQTDSIPPKIPAQTIPSAPTSPGWRCVQTLTGHSRWVRSLAISPDSRVMVSGSGDRTVKIWDLTTGQLLHTLLGHEHWVRSVAISPDGQLVASGSNDKTVKIWQLSTGTLLKTLSGHTDWVRAVTFSLDSQYLASGSQDKSVKLWQITTGQLLQTLVGHEHWVLAIALATGTENSPTTKPPLLISGSRDTTIKIWRLETGTVLHTLTGHAAAINSLALSSDGKLLVSGSQDKTLKIWQLKTGDVLHTLTGHADAVNAVAISPDGQLLVSGSQDKTLKIWQLETGSLLETLVGHVAWIWSVTISADGQAIASACDDGSIKIWRRD from the coding sequence ATGGGTATGCGCTACTGCCTCAATCCGGTTTGTCGAAACCCGCAAAATGCAGAATCCGCTAAGTTCTGCGAAGCTTGCGGCTTTAAGTTGGTGCTGGGCGATCGCTACTGCGCCATCGAACCCATTGGGCAGGGAGGTTTTGGCAGAACTTTTCTGGCTTTAGACGACTACAAGCCTTCCAAGCCGCGCTGTGTAATCAAGCAGTGCTTTCCTCTGCCCCAAAGCATTCGCAACCCCATTAAAGCCGCCCAGCTATTTCGCTTAGAAGCAGTTCGGCTAGAAGAATTAGGCCACCATCCGCAAATTCCAGAGTTGCTGGCGTACTTTCAGCAAGACCAGTTTCAGTATTTGATTCAAGAGTTGATTGATGGAGCCACTCTGGAGCAAGAACTGGCTCAAAACGGTGTGTTTAGTGAAATGCAAATTCGCCAGTTGCTGAGTGATTTGTTACCAGTGCTGCAATTTGTCCACGAACACCATGTCATCCACCGCGACATCAAACCCACCAATATTATTCGTCGTCGCCTTGACCAGCAATTAGTGTTGGTAGATTTTGGGGCGGCAAAGTCAGCTAGCAGCGCTGATCTCTCTCGCACGGGTACAAGCATTGGTAGCCCTGCGTTTGTGGCTCCAGAGCAAGCAATGGGTAAAGCTATCTTTGCTAGCGATCTCTACAGTCTGGGGGTCACTTGTATTTATTTGTTGACTCATACCCATCCGTCAGATTTATTTGACACCGAAGAAGGCATCTGGCTGTGGCAACCCCACCTCAAACACCCCATTAGTGGTAATTTGGGCCAAATTCTCGATCGCTTGCTTCAGAGTGCGACCAAGAAACGCTATCAATCTGCGATTGCCGCCTTGCAGGACTTACAGGCTCCAGCATTATCACTAACACCAGCTCCGATCGTAGCGATCGTAACCCAACAGACAGACTCAATACCACCTAAAATTCCAGCCCAAACCATACCTAGCGCTCCAACATCCCCTGGCTGGCGTTGTGTGCAAACTCTGACTGGACATTCTCGCTGGGTGCGATCGCTAGCCATTAGTCCCGATAGCCGAGTAATGGTGAGTGGCAGCGGAGACCGTACCGTCAAGATTTGGGACTTAACCACTGGACAGTTGCTGCACACTTTATTGGGTCATGAGCACTGGGTGCGATCGGTGGCGATTAGTCCGGATGGTCAATTAGTCGCCAGTGGCAGCAATGACAAAACAGTAAAAATTTGGCAACTCAGCACTGGAACCTTATTAAAAACACTGAGCGGCCACACCGACTGGGTTCGAGCCGTAACCTTTAGCCTCGACAGCCAGTATCTAGCCAGTGGTAGTCAAGATAAAAGCGTCAAGCTGTGGCAGATTACAACAGGTCAACTGCTCCAGACGTTGGTGGGACATGAGCACTGGGTACTAGCGATCGCCCTAGCAACAGGAACAGAGAATTCACCCACTACCAAACCACCTTTACTGATCAGTGGTAGCCGCGACACCACGATCAAGATTTGGCGGCTCGAAACAGGAACAGTGCTCCACACTCTGACAGGGCATGCTGCGGCGATCAACTCTCTGGCGCTTAGCTCTGACGGAAAACTGCTGGTGAGCGGTAGCCAAGACAAGACCCTCAAGATTTGGCAACTCAAAACCGGAGATGTACTGCATACCCTAACTGGTCATGCAGACGCCGTTAATGCTGTCGCTATCAGCCCTGATGGACAGCTACTAGTGAGTGGCAGCCAAGACAAAACCCTCAAAATTTGGCAACTTGAAACCGGAAGCCTACTGGAAACATTGGTGGGGCATGTGGCTTGGATTTGGTCAGTCACGATCAGCGCCGATGGCCAAGCTATTGCCAGTGCTTGTGATGATGGCAGCATCAAGATTTGGCGGCGTGATTAA
- the tsaB gene encoding tRNA (adenosine(37)-N6)-threonylcarbamoyltransferase complex dimerization subunit type 1 TsaB — MTPKLSSASTAPYGLALHTSTPELGLALGNFTGDRRHQVWSLDRGLSTHLHHYLGEFMPPQTWSDLAFIAVARGPGGFTGTRIGMVTARTLAQQLDLPLFAVSSLAASAWVSAYQHPQLALEPQVIAVQMPAQRGEVYGAIYQVDPETGLTTLLADDIQSLADWEATLASWPTTYELVKAEGGLGESVLGVLALAEQDWNQGVRSHWSAALPFYGQHPVTNP; from the coding sequence TTGACTCCTAAGCTTTCCTCCGCTTCTACCGCCCCATACGGCTTAGCACTACATACCAGCACCCCAGAATTGGGTCTAGCTTTAGGCAACTTCACAGGCGATCGCCGCCATCAAGTTTGGAGTTTAGACCGTGGGCTATCTACTCACCTACATCACTATCTCGGTGAGTTCATGCCACCACAAACTTGGTCAGATTTAGCTTTTATTGCAGTAGCACGGGGACCCGGTGGCTTTACAGGTACCCGCATCGGCATGGTCACGGCTCGTACCTTGGCACAGCAGCTCGACCTTCCCCTATTTGCAGTTTCGTCACTTGCTGCCTCCGCTTGGGTTTCTGCCTACCAGCACCCTCAACTTGCCCTTGAGCCACAGGTGATTGCTGTGCAAATGCCAGCCCAGCGGGGGGAAGTGTACGGGGCTATCTATCAAGTAGACCCAGAGACTGGTTTAACGACTCTCTTGGCAGATGACATCCAGTCCCTAGCCGATTGGGAAGCAACTTTAGCTAGCTGGCCCACGACCTATGAGTTAGTCAAAGCAGAGGGGGGGCTTGGTGAATCGGTTTTAGGAGTTTTAGCACTGGCTGAACAGGATTGGAATCAAGGGGTGCGATCGCACTGGTCAGCAGCACTGCCTTTTTATGGTCAACACCCAGTCACTAACCCATAA